Within the Physeter macrocephalus isolate SW-GA unplaced genomic scaffold, ASM283717v5 random_169, whole genome shotgun sequence genome, the region GAGCCGCCGGGGGCGGCGGAGGCCGAAGCGACGGACGAGGCGGACGAGGCGGACGAGGCGGAGGCCGGGCGGGGTCCGCGCCTTCCCCAGTGACGGCGGCTGTCGGGGCCTCCAGCCGGGAAGTGCCGTCGAGAGCGGCGGCGCCAGCGGGCGCGCAGCAGGGCAAGGCCGCTGAGCGTGTTGCACACGAGCGCGGCGAGCAGCGAGGCCAAGCCGAGGCCGGCGAAAAGGCCGGCGAGCAACGACTGGCGCCAGCCTCCCGCCGGGCCCAGACCGATGAAGCACCACGTACCCGGGTACTGCAGCTCGTAGCGGCCCACACGCGCCAATGGCAGCAGCGCCACGGTCAAGGCCACGGCGGCCAGCGCGGCCAAAGCCCACCGCGCGCGGGCCACCGAGACGCCGGCTGCGTGCAGCAGCGGCCGCGTGACGCCCACGCAGCGCTCCACGGCCATGCCGCAGCCCAGCAACAGCGGGCACAGGCCGAAAAAGACCATGCATCCGCCCAGGAAGTGGCAGGCGCCGCCGGCCGGTGGGCGCCCCGCCGCGTACAGGCGCAGCACCAGCGCACCCGGGATCACGTGGCCCGCCAGGTCGGTGGCCAGCAGGCTGGCGACGAACAGCAGGAAGGTGGCTGCCGAGCGGCGGCGCCGCAGACGGCCCGCGGCCTGCGCCAGCAGTGCCAGCGCCAGCACGTTGGACACGGCGCCCAGCGTCATGGAGAAGATGGGCAGCGCGGGCGACGCGCCCGCCAGGTCCGACAGCGGTCCGGCGGACGCGTTGGAGGCCCCGGGTGCTGTACACGTGGTCGCCTCGCCCACCAGGCTCAGGTTGAGGTGCCCGAAAGGGCTCATGTCAGGTgccgggggtggggctggggagaggagaggaggggaaggtgaGGTTCCACCATTGGCCTGGGACCAGATGGTGGTCCCATCTCAGATCATCAGGACCCATTTGACCCCATGGAGTTCTTCTATGGACCCTCTGTCCAGGGCAACTCCAAATGACTCTGGCTGCCCCATTCCTGATCcactccttctcctctccctcttcccggCCCATCTCTTGCTCCAGGCCTCAGAGTGCCCTCATTGCCCTGTCCACCAGGGTCACCTGGCTTCAGCCTCACCTGTCTGTGACCCCACCTCTGGGCCTTACCCACCCACTTCTGACACCCACCTCCCATTTTGACAGCCAATTCCTGGCCCCCGGCCCCATCTGATACCCACTGACCCATTTCTGACCCCAGGGCACCATCTGACCCCACTGCCCCATCTTTGACCATCACTATGTCACCTTTACTCCAGCCCCACCCTAGATGCTCAcagccccacctctgccactTTGGGCACATCTCTCCCCACCACACTGTCTCTTTCCCCAGGGCCACATCCCTGTCCCCACAGCTCCATCCCTGTTCCCATAAACCCCATCTCTGTCCCCTTGGCCACATCTCTGTCCACACAGCCCTGTCCCTGTCTCCAGAGCCCCATCCTTGTCCCCCACACTCCCATCTCTGAGCCCCATCGCTGTCTCTCACCCAGGCCCTACCTCTGCCCACTGCTGCCTCACCCTGGATGCCCACAGTTCCGCTTCTGCCAGCTCCATGTCCCTGCCCCAGAGGCCTCAAGGCTGACCCGTCACCACCCATTCCTTGATAGCCCCTGGTGAGGGCTGAGAGGTCAGAACTGCCTGCTAGGTCATATGGGAAGGGAGGCTGGACAGACAGTAAGATCAACAGGGACAGAGAGATGGGCTGAGAGTCAAGGAACACAGGAAGGACAGGCTGGGGGAGCCATGACTCCATCCTTTCACGCCTTCCTCCCCCACTGGAGATCCTCGTGCCCCAGTCTTCTTACCCGGAGCTGCCTGGGACGCAGGGTCCCCATCGCCTGCCGCTTGGTCCCTGCTGCCCCGCTGCACCGGCTGCCTTGCTGCGCCCTAGCCTGCTGCGCCCGAGCTCTCCGACAggccgctccctccctccctccctccctccccgggcGGCTCCGCGCTCCCTGCCTCCTCCCGTTGCCCGCTCCAGCCTCCAGGGGCCGTTCCACTCAGCACACGCCTTCAGGGGACCTGGGGTGACAGAGACCCCCTTTTTGTACTCCTGGCAATGGTCATGGGCCGCTCCAGGCCCCAGCTCCCCTCATGAGTAAGGGGGGCTCAGGGAAGTTGGCCTGCCCCCCGTGACCCGCTCCCCCTGGTGGGGCGGGAGCAGCCCCATTCCCTCCCAGGCGTGGGCCTCTCGCCTGCCTCATTAATAAAGCGGATAAAATCTAAACACTGGAAAACTTGAGTGTCGCCCAGGGCAGGCTGGGGCGGCTTCGTGGTGCCACTACCCCCACCGGGGCTGCAAGGTTGGAGGGCTAGCCCTGCGTGGGGACAGCAGCACCCCCTTGCCCTGCCGGAGCCTTCATGGATGGTGGGTGGGTGGCGGTGGGCAGTGCCCTGGGTGGACCAGCTTGGGTCACGCCCAGCCTGACCAGGAGACCCGCCCATTATTTACACAGGGGCTTAAAGCCTAGGCAAGGGCTGCAGCGAGTCAGACtctgggagggaagagagaggaagctgAAGGCACGCAGGGGAACCAGGAAGATCGGTGACCAGTGGACTATCTCCTAGATTGTCCCAAGCCACAGACAGCCACACCTGTGGGCACACAGCTGCATCCTCACCTCCTGGCCTGAGAAGCAGGATCACATCCCTGaggggcgcgcgcgcgcgcaaacacacacacacacacacacacacacacacacacacacacacacgaagataCACAATCGTATCCCTTAACACCCTGAGACCCCCCCCACCGTCACGGGCCATCGTCACACTGAGACAGTCTCACCTCTAGCACCAGAGATGGGCCCATAGTTACCGACGCTAACACCCTGAGATACAGCCCCCCGTGAAAGAGACCATCACACCCCTTAGTGCTGCCAAATGTAGTCTCAGCACCTTGCGCAGTGCACACAAGTGTTACCACTGACACAGCCCCCAGCCACACCCCAGTATCACCCAGAGACGCCTCCTAACAGTCCAAGACAGGCCCCACAGGTACACACCACATACACCCAAGACACAAGGAGTGGCACCCCCTGGACACCCCAAGATCTAGCCGGTCACCCCCCCCCACCCTAGCCAACCGCAACAGCCCCACAGGTACACACCACATACACCCAAGACACAAGGAGTGGCACCCCCTGGACACCCCAAGATCTAGCCGGTCACCCCCCCCCACCCTAGCCAACAGCAACACCCAGAGACACACATGCTGTCACACGGCCAAACTCCACACAGAAGCCCTGCCAGTGACATCCACAAACACCCTGGAACGCGAAGACAGCCATCACACCCTGTTCCCTCAACAGTCACAAACCACCAACACTCTGAGAGACACAGTCCTACCTGCTCAACACCCAGACTCACACAGCCTCACCCCTTCACTACCGGAGCTGTATGTTAGCACAGACACACAAAGTGCCCACAGGTGCCCAGCGATGCCCAGAGTAACCCGTCCCCGCCCCCGTCCAGCTGgtcctccccactgccccctcccaggGCCCATTGCCTGCATGTTGGAAATGGGGAGCAGGCGGGCTTAGACCTCCCCTCTCAACTTGCCCCCAAACATTCCTGCGGGGACCTCTGGCCTGGTTCCACCCACTTCAATCCTTGCTCTTCCCTCCAGGTCTGGCCAggacgccccccccacccccgcccttcCCTGATCCGCGCCTCAATCCTTAAGGATGAAGTGGGTTGTCAAAACAAGCACATCCAGCTCAAAGTATGGCACTCCATGGATGTTGGCAGACCCCACAGGTCCAGAGTCAGCTGAGGTCGGGGTGCATCATGACTCTCCGCCCCCAGCCTTGGGGTGGGGTTCCTCTCCATCAGCACTCAGCGGGGCAGGCCTGAGACTCCATCTTAAGCCCACCCCACCTTTCTTTCTCCATGCCTCCTGGCCCTGGGGCTCTCCATGGCCCTGGGTTGGAGCAGGCAAGGACCCACAGCCTCCTGCCCGCCGTTCACATCAGGCCAGGGGTGGCAAGAGCCTTGTTCGAGAGGGAGCAAGCTTTGCACACTCAGCAGGCCGAGAAGCTCCGGCCTTGCCTGGAAGCCTGGTGGCTTGCAGCCAAGAGCTTCCTCAGGCGGAACGGGTTGGAGGGGGCGGGCGGCTGGGGCCAGCTCCTAATTCAATTTGGAGCCCGAAGAGGATGGATTTCAGCTGCTGCATTCTTTCCCAGCCCCggcccaccctcctctcccaccccgaAGCTGCCACACAGGTCCAACAGCAGATTCTTTATCTTCCAGATGGCAAATTCAGATATGAAAGCCCACCACCATCATTCCTCCTGCCCCTCTGTCTGGGGCTGAGTTGAGGGAGACACaggggggcaggagagggagggcgTCTGGGGGCTTCACAGCAGACTCATGTTTCAAATGCAGAGGTAATGGACTCCACAGTGGGGGCTCCTCTGGGGGGACGGAGGCGGCGCAGGGGGAGGGTATTATTGCATTTGCTGAGGGGGACACCCCCTTCTGCATGCCCTGCGTCAGGAAACTAGGGAGGTCACGACCCCCAAACAGAACCCAAGGCCCCAGGGAGATAGAGGGACCAGTTTGGCAGCTGAGGCGGAAAGTACTGGGGGCGGGGATGGCCGCCCAATCTGGCTGGTCCCTTCCCGCGCCTGACCCGGCTGAGGTAGGTGGGGAACAGGGTAGGGGTGGAgttgggggctggggaccccagCCAGGCTGGGAACTGTTCAGGGGGTGGTACCGATTGGAGGCGGGCAGAGGCCGGGCCCCACTTCCGCTCTGCATCATCTTCGGGCTACTGAGCTGGGCCTGAGCTGGACGCTGGGGTCCAGCCCATGGTGTCTCCACCCCAGAGGCTCCCAGCAGGCCTGGCCCAAGTCATCTCAAGGTCCAGCGGGAGGCCTAGTAACGGCCAACCTTGGCATCCCCAATGGCTCCCCAGACGTCAAAGACAAACTCATCCGGGAAGGCGAAGTCACCAAGCCGTTCATCCAGGGCCTCAGCCAGCTCATCCGGGTTCCTTTTGTCCTTTCCAAGCTCTACCATGGTGGCCGCtgagggttgggggtgggggcgcagaatggaggcacagatgaCAGAGGTGCTCAGGGTGGACCCAGCCCCACAGCACCTAGAAGCTCCTTCCCCGAAACTCCCACCCATCCCCAGACCCAGGCGCCCCCCACTCACCCAGCTCTGTGTCCCTGATGCCCATGTAGCTCTCCAGCAGGTCATCCACCTTCTCAATGGCCTTCTCCTCAAAGGCTGAAGGCTGGGGGGCAGGAAGAGGGACAACAACATCATGATAATGTGAATATAATTGTAATTGTACTTACTAAGTGCCGTGTACAATTTTTACCACTTTCGGTATAGAAACACACAGTTCATCCTCATGACAACCGTGAAAGTGTCAGTatcgttatccccattttacagattaggaaactgaggtccacTTGTCCAAGAAAGGTCCCAGAGCTgggaggtggcagaggtgggTTTGCATCCAGTGCCCAGAGCTCCTCAACTAAGAGGTGATGCTGCCGCCTATGAATTTCACAGGGAAGGGGGGCTGGGGCCCGGCTGGAACACTCACCAGATCCTCTACTGTGGCAGGACCCCGGGATCGGAGCCGGAGGGTCCCTCGGCCAGTGCCCAGCTGGGGACCAGAGCCTGGGCGGCCACCCCCTGAACGCACACTGATCATGTCTGTGGGAGACAGGGAAGGGGTGAGGGCTGGAGAAGCCCAATTCCAGCATGTTCTGGGCAGGAACCCAGGCATCCCAGCCTCAGACAACCCTCCACCTTCTCCAAGCTTCTGTAGGCTTTGGGGGAATTGGAGGCTGAGGTGACCCCGGGAGGGCAGGACTCCTGACTCAGGCTTGGCATGGGTGTAGGAGGGGCAGCCAGGGGCTAGGAATGGAAAAGGCTGGAGGGGAGACTGGAGGGGGCCACTTCTGTTCCCAGGGCCTGAGGGACAGGAATGGGGTGGGTCCTGGGTCCCCAGCTGCTTTCCCCAAGGCCAAGGGG harbors:
- the PTGER1 gene encoding prostaglandin E2 receptor EP1 subtype; the protein is MSPFGHLNLSLVGEATTCTAPGASNASAGPLSDLAGASPALPIFSMTLGAVSNVLALALLAQAAGRLRRRRSAATFLLFVASLLATDLAGHVIPGALVLRLYAAGRPPAGGACHFLGGCMVFFGLCPLLLGCGMAVERCVGVTRPLLHAAGVSVARARWALAALAAVALTVALLPLARVGRYELQYPGTWCFIGLGPAGGWRQSLLAGLFAGLGLASLLAALVCNTLSGLALLRARWRRRSRRHFPAGGPDSRRHWGRRGPRPASASSASSASSVASASAAPGGSLGRGSARQARAHDVEMVGQLVGIMVVSCICWSPLLVLVVLAIAGWGSSSLQQPLFLAVRLASWNQILDPWVYILLRRAMLRQLLRLLPSRADTKGSPRELGLMRSAWEANSLRSSRHSGLSHF